The Thermoclostridium stercorarium subsp. stercorarium DSM 8532 genome contains a region encoding:
- a CDS encoding ABC transporter substrate-binding protein, with protein MGKFRTVCIFLVLILVAAVIAACGSANRSNDNAQANQLPASGAETTDTTEKFKYGKIDIPGKSGSLCAAPIYIAYEKGFFAEEGFDVNLISADTETRKIGLNNGTIPIVNGDFQFFPSIENDVKVKVVDGLHYGCIKLLVKKDSPIQSVEDIRGKKISVDEIGGTPHQVAAVWLEKNGISAKPEDGEVTFLPFEDGNLAVEALNKGEVDVAALWDPFGSVLEKTGNYRVLLDISKDEPFADKYCCFLYASEKWINEEPEKLAALLRAYHKAQNWIAENPEETVDIIIDKKYSQIEDRELAIELIRSYKYPTYEERAQHPTRVRDNVLYFAEQLYGIGYLTTDPESFTDRAYYEIDVNAGK; from the coding sequence ATGGGAAAATTCAGAACAGTATGCATTTTTTTGGTACTTATTCTCGTTGCCGCAGTGATTGCGGCATGCGGCAGCGCAAACAGAAGCAATGACAATGCGCAGGCAAATCAGCTTCCTGCGTCAGGCGCGGAAACGACAGACACCACTGAGAAATTCAAATACGGAAAAATTGATATTCCAGGAAAAAGCGGCTCCCTTTGCGCCGCCCCGATTTACATAGCCTATGAAAAGGGATTTTTTGCCGAGGAAGGTTTTGATGTAAACCTCATTTCCGCCGATACCGAAACACGCAAAATAGGCCTTAACAACGGTACTATACCCATTGTCAACGGCGATTTTCAGTTCTTCCCCTCCATTGAGAACGACGTAAAGGTCAAAGTCGTCGACGGACTGCACTATGGATGCATTAAGCTCCTTGTCAAAAAAGATTCACCGATACAAAGCGTTGAGGACATAAGAGGCAAAAAAATCAGCGTGGACGAAATAGGCGGCACACCGCACCAGGTTGCAGCGGTATGGCTTGAAAAAAACGGCATTTCGGCGAAGCCTGAAGACGGAGAAGTCACGTTCCTGCCGTTCGAGGACGGTAACCTGGCAGTGGAAGCGCTGAACAAGGGTGAAGTCGATGTTGCGGCGCTGTGGGATCCGTTTGGATCGGTACTGGAGAAAACAGGAAACTACCGCGTTCTCCTTGACATATCCAAAGACGAACCTTTTGCCGACAAATACTGCTGCTTCCTTTATGCTTCGGAAAAATGGATAAATGAAGAGCCCGAAAAGCTTGCGGCACTTCTTCGCGCTTATCACAAGGCTCAGAACTGGATAGCCGAAAACCCCGAAGAAACGGTGGATATCATCATCGACAAAAAGTATTCTCAAATTGAGGACAGAGAACTGGCAATTGAACTAATCAGGAGTTATAAATACCCCACTTATGAAGAAAGGGCCCAGCACCCGACAAGGGTACGCGACAATGTGCTGTACTTTGCGGAGCAGCTTTACGGTATCGGTTATCTTACGACAGATCCCGAAAGTTTTACCGACCGCGCGTATTATGAAATTGACGTAAACGCCGGTAAATAA
- a CDS encoding O-acetylhomoserine aminocarboxypropyltransferase/cysteine synthase family protein, with product MSVVPEKNNYRFDTQRLRAGYDPKEHNYAVSPPIYQTTSYDFRDVAHAMALFGFRETGNLYSRVGNPTVSILEQRVAALDGAAGAVALASGMAAISYTLLNIAEGGGRILTSPFLYGGSADSFKKIYPKFGITIDFARNIENPEKLAEEIRPDTKAIFVESISNPNTVLLDIDAIAEVAHEHGIPLVVDNTVATPYLYNPIAHGADIVVYSATKGLTGHGNIIAGIVLESGKFNWQSEKFPQFSERYYTLRDINGNHRSFPEVFPETPFTSRIRFNYLNYFGAALSPFNAYLALIGLETLSERVAKQVRNAEILAEYLSNHEAVEWVRYPTLKNSPYRALAERDFPKGAGGILSFGFKGTEAQREAFLNSVQLFHYHVNIGDARSLIVNSPQTTHSELEPEEKKLADIPENLIRISAGLEDPDDLIADLEQAFKKAFEIKN from the coding sequence ATGTCCGTTGTTCCTGAAAAGAACAATTACCGTTTTGACACGCAAAGGCTCAGAGCCGGATACGACCCCAAAGAACACAACTATGCAGTATCACCTCCAATATATCAGACCACATCCTATGATTTCAGAGATGTGGCGCATGCTATGGCTTTGTTCGGCTTTCGCGAGACAGGAAATCTCTACAGCCGCGTAGGAAACCCAACGGTAAGTATCCTCGAGCAGCGCGTCGCGGCCCTTGACGGTGCGGCCGGCGCGGTTGCCCTGGCTTCGGGTATGGCGGCAATAAGTTACACGCTTCTCAATATAGCCGAAGGCGGAGGCAGAATCCTCACATCTCCTTTCCTGTACGGCGGAAGCGCGGACAGTTTCAAGAAAATTTATCCGAAATTCGGCATTACGATAGATTTTGCCCGGAACATAGAAAATCCCGAAAAGCTTGCGGAGGAGATCAGGCCTGACACCAAAGCCATTTTCGTGGAAAGCATAAGCAACCCCAACACAGTGCTGCTGGACATTGACGCCATCGCCGAAGTTGCCCATGAACACGGCATACCGTTGGTGGTAGACAACACGGTCGCCACCCCGTACCTTTACAATCCCATTGCCCACGGCGCGGATATAGTCGTTTATTCGGCCACAAAAGGCCTTACCGGTCACGGAAACATCATTGCAGGGATTGTGCTGGAAAGCGGCAAATTTAACTGGCAGTCGGAAAAATTCCCGCAGTTTTCCGAAAGATATTACACCCTTCGTGACATAAACGGAAACCACCGAAGCTTTCCCGAAGTATTCCCTGAAACGCCTTTTACCTCAAGAATCAGATTCAACTACCTGAACTATTTCGGCGCGGCTTTGTCGCCTTTCAACGCCTACCTTGCGCTTATAGGCCTTGAAACATTGTCTGAACGGGTTGCAAAACAGGTTCGGAACGCTGAAATTCTGGCCGAATACTTAAGCAATCATGAAGCGGTGGAATGGGTTCGGTATCCCACACTTAAAAACAGCCCGTACCGTGCACTGGCAGAGCGGGACTTTCCGAAAGGCGCGGGCGGCATACTCTCTTTTGGTTTCAAGGGAACCGAAGCCCAGCGGGAGGCATTTCTGAATTCGGTTCAGCTGTTCCACTATCACGTCAATATTGGTGACGCCCGCAGCCTCATCGTCAACTCACCGCAGACCACCCACAGCGAGCTTGAACCCGAAGAAAAGAAACTGGCCGATATTCCCGAAAATCTGATACGCATATCCGCAGGCCTTGAAGACCCTGATGACCTTATTGCCGATTTGGAACAGGCATTTAAAAAAGCCTTTGAAATAAAAAACTGA
- a CDS encoding NifB/NifX family molybdenum-iron cluster-binding protein: MSYRVGFASIDGTFIDQHFGSAKYWQIYDIGDTAQFVETRKTVPGCRGNCDSGFEHILHVLKDCDAIFVLKIGEYAARTVISRGKRVFEASGEIEEIISRLLEENFLKNQL; this comes from the coding sequence ATGAGCTACCGGGTTGGTTTTGCCAGTATTGACGGCACGTTTATTGACCAGCATTTTGGTTCGGCAAAATACTGGCAGATATATGACATAGGTGACACCGCACAATTTGTTGAAACCCGCAAAACAGTACCGGGATGCCGGGGAAACTGCGACAGCGGCTTTGAACATATCCTTCATGTCCTTAAGGACTGCGACGCAATTTTTGTATTAAAAATCGGGGAATATGCCGCAAGGACGGTTATAAGCAGGGGCAAAAGGGTGTTTGAAGCTTCTGGCGAAATAGAGGAAATAATCTCCAGGCTTCTTGAAGAAAATTTTCTGAAAAACCAGCTGTAA
- a CDS encoding radical SAM protein — protein sequence MKTNFEYLMKLHPCFAAGAKNYKGRVHLPVSPGCNIFCKFCKRSFNDTVNRPGVARGIISPSEAVETVRKAVALCPDITVAGVAGPGEPLATPYALETFRLIKKEFPDIIKCMSTNGLLLPDYAEDIIEAGIDSLTVTVNAINPDIQARICEGIVYGGKFVAGREAAEILIANQLSGIKKISGAGITVKVNTVLIPEINAGHVTDVSKTVAEHGASIFNIIPLIPQHGLSWCSAPDCGLISKARTEAEKYIKVFRHCQRCRADAAGIPGSRDISRMIYITPVIPENTFSHG from the coding sequence ATGAAAACAAATTTTGAATATCTTATGAAACTGCATCCCTGCTTTGCCGCCGGAGCAAAAAATTACAAGGGACGGGTTCATCTTCCCGTTTCCCCCGGTTGCAATATTTTTTGCAAATTCTGCAAACGGAGTTTCAATGACACCGTCAACCGTCCCGGTGTGGCCAGAGGAATAATTTCCCCCTCGGAAGCGGTTGAAACTGTCAGAAAAGCCGTCGCCCTATGCCCGGACATCACCGTCGCAGGCGTGGCAGGACCGGGGGAACCCCTCGCAACCCCCTATGCTCTCGAAACATTCAGGCTTATAAAAAAGGAATTCCCCGACATTATTAAATGCATGAGCACAAACGGGCTTTTGCTTCCTGATTATGCTGAAGACATAATCGAAGCCGGCATTGACAGCCTCACGGTCACCGTGAATGCCATTAACCCCGATATACAGGCACGGATATGCGAAGGCATTGTTTACGGGGGGAAATTCGTGGCCGGGCGCGAGGCTGCGGAAATACTCATAGCCAATCAGCTATCGGGCATAAAAAAAATATCCGGTGCCGGTATCACCGTCAAGGTAAATACGGTATTAATCCCCGAAATCAATGCCGGGCATGTTACGGACGTGTCAAAAACCGTGGCCGAACACGGCGCCTCAATATTCAACATCATCCCGCTGATTCCTCAGCACGGGCTCAGCTGGTGCAGTGCGCCGGACTGCGGACTTATCAGTAAAGCAAGAACTGAAGCGGAAAAATATATAAAAGTGTTCCGGCATTGCCAGAGATGCCGTGCCGACGCGGCGGGGATACCCGGCAGCCGCGACATAAGCCGGATGATTTACATTACTCCTGTCATACCTGAAAACACTTTCTCCCATGGATGA